The proteins below come from a single Leopardus geoffroyi isolate Oge1 chromosome D3, O.geoffroyi_Oge1_pat1.0, whole genome shotgun sequence genomic window:
- the LOC123587343 gene encoding transmembrane protein 126A-like, which yields MKNHEPDDTVKEDLIFNIITRKINHLPEAERNLFEHGSVYTGLNAALCGLIANSLSRRILNVTQARIAAGLPMAVIPFLTAHASYKGFVNLPLNTGDLNCETCTITRGGLVGLVFGGLCPVFLAIPVSGGLAARYESALLPKKGNILTYWTRISKPVFRKMLFPILLQTMFAAYLGSRQYKLVIKALQLPEPGLEIQ from the coding sequence ATGAAAAATCATGAACCAGATGATACTGTCAAGGAAGACTTAATTTTCAATATCATAACCAGAAAAATTAACCACCTCCCAGAAGCAGAAAGGAATCTATTTGAACATGGATCAGTTTATACTGGACTTAATGCTGCTCTCTGTGGTCTAATAGCAAATAGTCTTTCTCGACGCATCTTAAATGTGACACAGGCTCGTATAGCTGCTGGCTTACCAATGGCAGTGATCCCATTTTTGACTGCGCATGCATCTTACAAAGGTTTTGTAAATCTACCTTTGAATACAGGTGATTTGAATTGTGAAACCTGTACCATAACACGGGGTGGACTGGTTGGTCTTGTTTTTGGTGGTCTGTGCCCTGTTTTCTTGGCTATACCTGTGAGTGGTGGCCTAGCAGCCAGGTATGAGTCAGCCCTGctaccaaaaaaaggaaacatcttaACTTATTGGACTAGAATTTCTAAGCCTGTCTTTAGAAAGATGTTATTTCCCATTTTGCTCCAGACCATGTTTGCCGCATACCTTGGATCTAGACAATATAAATTAGTTATAAAGGCTCTTCAGTTACCTGAACCTGGCCTAGAAATTCAGTGA